The Lineus longissimus chromosome 2, tnLinLong1.2, whole genome shotgun sequence genome window below encodes:
- the LOC135482747 gene encoding protein GUCD1-like, whose translation MDGEDKGAVSTDKLSILIDVIHVQQSFTWDCGLACAKMVVGTYSLDPDSVSKVCSKFDIRESVWTIDLAFILKEYGLKLAMFTVTLGVDQTYANESFYTSNFNSDEGRVTRLFSEAADKGVHVEKRSMSIDEIISHLMTSGLVIVLIDWTHLSCIKCKEKWGILSPLSVFTSCLKSSYQGHYITLCGCDQEEGIIYYRNPSYSNILCHCSYETLDKARQQYGTDEDIIFIHPPTSS comes from the exons ATGGATGGTGAAGACAAAGGTGCAGTTTCAACTGACAAACTGTCCATTCTGATCGATGTTATTCATGTCCAGCAATCTTTTACATGGGATTGCGGCTTGGCATGCGCCAAGATGGTTGTCGG GACATACTCTCTTGACCCAGATTCTGTGAGCAAAGTTTGCAGCAAATTTGACATCAGAGAAAGCGTATGGACGATTGATCTCGCATTCATCCTGAAGGAGTATGGGTTAAAGTTGGCCATGTTTACTGTCACTCTTGGCGTGGATCAAACTTATGCAAATGAG TCCTTCTATACCTCTAACTTCAACAGCGATGAAGGCAGGGTCACACGACTATTTTCGGAGGCAGCTGACAAAGGTGTCCATGTTGAAAAAAG GTCGATGTCTATAGATGAAATCATCTCGcacctgatgacgtcaggtcTCGTGATAGTCCTCATCGATTGGACTCATCTCTCTTGTATCAAGTGTAAAGAAAAG TGGGGTATATTGTCGCCACTCTCAGTGTTCACATCGTGTCTAAAATCATCATATCAAG GCCACTATATTACATTGTGTGGGTGTGACCAAGAAGAAGGCATCATTTACTATAGGAATCCATCATACTCCAATA TCCTGTGTCACTGCAGCTATGAAACTCTCGATAAGGCCCGCCAACAGTACGGCACTGACGAGGATATCATATTCATACACCCGCCTACCAGTTCATGA
- the LOC135483734 gene encoding uncharacterized protein LOC135483734: MGTNMSTQDPNAGNANPDYLSAYNENIFDHQSFKAKTEELRKCNAKDMNPEGQSYGSFTVDPFVKGHYTGTHSEVSSGQLDDSVKQKSYAPPPRSCVPPAPPLPSDGILVKRQSSLSQNDKTKSDEGLPTLDDNWPAIIEGFEAVIKLIESTREESAFKNMLEQMDSKLNGPYNTFTHKDERKRMGDYLATKTDFAKVISQLYFHLMLSKKYVHYTKHSTDTPSDIALLILRNFMWNFTDMCKGLAKKFAETGIVESLLSDVEFMTDQVLQMAQMDPKLSRMANHPIFSAFGVLHNCVKAPNVKMKYSKHNAVDIIFPYFKCKNEAIKATAVMILSYIIDEENNDLLVADKEVFDFTILTLKKALSSPDKRADGFSSYELTEALTGMAKNDTNKCLIAELGGLKPLVRLLEIGDDDEKSAAAEAIWMLAFHDDNKDRMRDDPNIVPLLKGLKNSPNWRLRKRCEGALWEINVKRKDTTPVRVSSSDIVGGESTEKQPHIMLSYDWSHQDLVKKISDSLKASGYKTWIDVEQMEGSTLQAMAEAVEDSTIVLACVSEKYKDSPNCRSEAEYAYRMNKEIIPIMVQANYRPDGWLGLLIGTKLYYDFSGKHPFDKKLAELIRVLGPRGKPGALPAVPVVEKITAEEAQPVKSSPLTSHDSDISKWKPRDVMDWLNKNDVSFLPKLLTMHGKHLVFLKKLSIQAPEFFYNYLQSNLGLEDLDSLMKFSCAVEDLPCGS, translated from the exons ATGGGGACCAACATGTCCACCCAAGACCCTAATGCGGGTAATGCCAATCCGGATTATTTGAGCGCTTACAATGAGAACATTTTCGACCATCAGTCATTTAAGGCAAAAACTGAAGAACTGAGAAAATGTAATGCCAAAGACATGAATCCGGAGGGCCAAAGCTATGGTTCATTTACTGTTGATCCGTTTGTTAAGGGACATTACACAGGGACGCACTCTGAAGTTTCAAGTGGCCAATTGGACGACTCCGTGAAACAAAAAAGTTATGCACCCCCACCACGATCATGCGTGCCCCCAGCCCCTCCGTTACCATCTGATGGTATACTAGTGAAAAGACAATCGAGTTTGAGCCAAAACGATAAAACAAAATCAGATGAAGGATTGCCTACTTTGGATGACAATTGGCCTGCCATAATAGAGGGGTTTGAAGCAGTAATCAAACTAATAGAGAGTACAAGGGAAGAATCTGCCTTTAAAAATATGTTGGAGCAAATGGATTCTAAACTTAATGGACCATATAACACCTTTACTCATAAGGACGAGCGGAAAAGGATGGGTGATTATCTTGCTACTAAGACAGACTTTGCAAAGGTTATTTCTCAACTCTATTTTCATCTGATGCTTTCAAAAAAATATGTGCATTATACCAAACATTCTACGGATACACCAAGTGATATTGCCCTACTAATCCTAAGGAATTTTATGTGGAATTTTACGGACATGTGCAAGGGGCTTGCTAAGAAGTTTGCAGAGACGGGGATAGTCGAGAGCCTGCTTAGTGACGTGGAGTTCATGACAGATCAAGTCCTGCAAATGGCTCAAATGGAtccaaag CTCAGCAGGATGGCCAACCATCCGATATTTTCGGCGTTTGGAGTCCTCCACAACTGCGTAAAGGCGCCCAATGTTAAGATGAAGTACAGCAAGCACAATGCCGTCGATATCATTTTTCCCTACTTCAAATGCAAAAATGAGG ccaTCAAAGCGACAGCGGTGATGATTCTCTCCTATATCATTGACGAAGAAAACAACGACCTCCTCGTCGCCGATAAGGAGGTGTTCGACTTCACGATCCTGACCTTGAAGAAAGCGTTGAGCTCGCCAGACAAACGGGCCGATGGATTCTCTTCTTATGAGCTAACAGAGGCCTTGACAG GTATGGCCAAGAATGACACCAACAAGTGCCTGATAGCTGAGCTCGGTGGGCTTAAGCCACTGGTGAGGCTTCTTGAGATTGGAGATGATGACGAGAAATCTGCTGCTGCGGAAGCGATATGGATGCTGGCTTTTCACGATGATAACAAAGACCGGATGAGG GACGATCCAAACATCGTACCATTGCTCAAGGGTCTCAAGAACAGCCCTAACTGGCGTCTAAGGAAACGCTGTGAAGGAGCATTGTGGGAAATAAACGTAAAACGGAAAGACACTACTCCTGTTAGAG TGTCGTCGTCTGACATTGTTGGTGGAGAATCAACCGAGAAACAGCCTCACATCATGCTGAGTTACGATTGGTCACATCAAGACTTAGTTAAAAAG ATCTCTGATAGCCTCAAAGCCAGTGGTTATAAGACCTGGATAGATGTAGAACAGATGGAGGGGTCAACGTTACAGGCCATGGCTGAAGCTGTGGAAGACTCGACCATTGTCTTAGCTTGTGTATCAGAGAAATACAAGGACAGTCCAAACTGTAGATCAG AGGCTGAATATGCCTACCGTATGAACAAGGAGATCATTCCCATCATGGTGCAAGCAAACTATCGTCCCGATGGCTGGCTCGGTCTACTCATTGGCACAAAACTCTACTACGATTTCTCGGGAAAGCATCCCTTTGATAAGAAGTTAGCTGAACTGATAAGGGTTCTTGGCCCGAGGGGTAAACCCGGGGCCCTTCCTGCTGTTCCTGTTGTTGAGAAG ATCACAGCTGAAGAAGCACAACCTGTAAAGTCGTCACCATTGACGTCTCACGACTCGGATATCTCGAAATGGAAGCCAAGGGACGTCATGGATTGGTTGAATAAAAATGATGTATCTTT CTTGCCAAAGTTGTTAACTATGCATGGAAAGCACTTGGTCTTCCTGAAGAAACTGTCAATCCAAGCCCCGGAATTCTTCTACAACTATCTTCAAAGTAACCTTGGACTTGAGGACCTTGATTCTTTGATGAAGTTCAGCTGCGCTGTAGAGGATTTGCCCTGTGGGAGCTGA